The following DNA comes from Streptomyces globosus.
ACTCGCCGCCCCCGCCGTCGTCAACGCCGCCGGCACCTGGGGCGGCCGCATCGCGGAACTCGCCGGCACCTCCCTGCCGGTCCTGCCGCGGCGCGGCTTCGTCCTCGTCACCGAGCCGCTGCCCCGGGTCGTACGGCACAAGGTGTACGCCGCCGACTACATCGCGGACGTCGCGAGCGGCTCCGCGGCCCTGCAGTCCTCGGCGGTCGTCGAGGGCACCCCGGCCGGGCCGGTGCTGATCGGGGCGACCCGGGAGCGCGTCGGCTTCGACCGGTCGCTGTCCCCGGAGGCCCTGCGCCGCCTCGCCGGCCAGGCCGCCGCCCTCTTCCCGGCCCTCGCTGACGCCCGCATCCTGCGCGCCTACCACGGCTTCCGCCCCTACCTCCCCGACCACCTCCCCGCGATCGGGCCCGACCCCCGGGTCCCCGGACTGGTCCACGCCTGCGGGCACGAGGGCGCCGGCATCGGCCTGGCCCCCGCCACCGGGGTGCTCGTCGCCGCCGCCCTCACCGGCGCCGAACCCCCGCTCCCGCTCCACCCCTTCCGCCCGGACCGCTTCCCGGAGCCCGCGGCGCAGCCGAAGGAGACCGGCCGATGACCGACCCCTCGCACCGCCGGTCCCCGCGCGACCTCGTCGGCGGGCGCCCGGACGCGACGTACACCCTGCGCTTCGACGGGCGCGAGCTGACCGCCCACGCGGGGCAGAGCATCGCCGCCGTGCTGTGGGGCGCCGGCATCCTCGCCTGGCGCACCACCCGGCAGGGCGGCGCCCCGCGCGGCGCGTTCTGCGGGATCGGCAGCTGCTACGACTGCCTCGTCACCGTCAACGGCCGCCCCAACCAGCGCGCCTGCCTGGTCCCCGCCCGCCCCGGGGACGCCGTCACCACCCAGGAAGGGACCGGCCGTGCCGACCTCGCCGTCTGACCTCCCCGGACCCGGCGCCCCGGCCGCCGCCGGCCGCCCGGACGCGGCCCCCGCCGACCTCGCCGTCGTCGGCGCCGGCCCGGCCGGCCTCGCCGCGGCCGTCACCGCCGCCCGGCTCGGCCTGCGCGTCACCCTGCTCGACGCGGGGGAGCGGCCCGGCGGGCAGTTCTACCGGCACCCCGCCCCGCAGCTGGGCGCGGAGCGGCCCGAGGCCCTCCACCACGGATGGGCCGCGTTTGCCGCCCGCGAGCGGGCCCTGCGCGCCCACACCGCCTCCGGCCGCGTCACGTACCTGCCCGGCCACCATGTCTGGACCGTGGTCCGCCGGGACGCACCGCAGGACACCGCTCCCGCCGGGGCCGCCCGCCGGGCCCCGGCCGCCTGGGTGCTGCACGCCGTCGCCGGACCCGAGGAGCGCGCGGTGGCCGTACCCGCCCGCGCCGTGCTCCTGGCCACCGGCTCCTACGAGCGCCAACTGCCCTTCCCCGGCTGGACCCTGCCCGGCGTCGTCGGCGCCGGCGGCGCGCAGGCCATGCTCAAGGCCGGCCTCGTTCTGCCCGGCCGGCGTGTCGTCGTCGCCGGGAGCGGGCCGCTGCTGCTCGCCGTCGCCGGATCCCTCGCCTCCGCCGGGGCGCGGGTGCCCGCCGTCGTCGAGGCCGCCGCCTACACCGGGTACGCGCCCGCCCTGCCCGCCCTGCTGCGCAACCCCGCCAAGCTCGCGGAGGGCGCCGTGTACGGCGGGGCCCTGCTCCGCCACGGCGTGCGGCTGCTCACCCGGCACGCGGTGACCGAGGCGCACGGCACCGACCGGGTGGAGGCCGTCACCGTGGCCCGCCTGGACGCGGACTGGCGGCCGCTGCCCGGCACCGCCCGCCGCATCCCCTGCGACGCCGTGGCCGTCGGGCACGGCCTGGTCCCGCAGCTGGAGCTGGCCACCGGCCTCGGCTGCGCCACCCGCCGCGCCGCCGACGGCACCGCCGCGCTCGACCTCGACGCCCTCCAGCGGACCTCCGTACCCGGCATCTGGTCCGCCGGCGAGACCGGGGGCATCGCCGGCGCGGAGCCGGCGCTGGTCGAGGGGGAGATCGCGGCCCACGCCGTCGCCGGCCGTCCCGTCCCGGCGGCCCTGGTGCGCCGCCGCGCGCGGCTGCGGGCCTTCGCCGACGCGATGGGCCGGGTCCACCGGCCCGGTGAGGGCTGGACCGGATGGCTGCGGGACGACACCGACGTGTGCCGGTGCGAGGAGGTGCCGGCGGGGCGGATCCGGGAGGCCGTCTCCGACCTCGGAGCCCGGGACGCCCGTACCGCCAAACTGCTCACCCGCGCCGGAATGGGCTGGTGCCAGGGCCGGATGTGCGGACCGGCCGTCGCCGCCCTGGCCGGCGAGGAGCAGGCGCCCGACCGGCGGCCGCTGTCCTGCCCGGTGCCGCTGCGCCTGCTCGCCGGCCTGCCGCCCGCCGACGGCTGACGGCCGACGGCTTGCGTCCGCGGGCGGCGGGGGCCCCGGCCCCCTGCGCCCCCCTCTTGCCCCGGCCCGTCCGGAGTCTTGTGGCCGAGTTCAACCCACTAGTAAAATGTCACACACCACACGAGGGAGCTTTCTCATGACCGACGCGCACACCCCCGCGCCCACCGCCGCCGACCCGCGCACCCGCCCCTGGCACGGCATCATGGTCGCCACCGCGCTGCCCATGCGCGAGGACCTCTCCGTCGACTACGACGCCTACGCCGACCACGTCGCGTGGCTCATCGCCAACGGCTGCGACGGCGTCGTCCCCAACGGCTCCCTCGGCGAGTACCAGACCCTCACCGACGAGGAGCGGGCCCGCGTCGTGCGCACCGCCGTCGAGGCCGCCGGCGACGGCAGCCGCGTCATGCCCGGCGTCGCCGCCTACGGCAGCGCCGAGGCCCGCCGCTGGGCCGAGCAGGCCGCCGAGGCCGGCGCCGGCTCCGTCCTGCTGCTGCCGCCCAACGCCTTCCGCGCCGACGAGTCCGCCGTCCGCTCCCACTACGCCGAGGTGGCCCGCGCCGGCCTGCCCGTCGTCGCGTACAACAACCCGATCGACACCAAGGTCGACCTCACGCCCGCCCTGCTGGCCCGGCTGCACGCCGACGGCAGCATCGTCGCCGTCAAGGAGTTCAGCGGCGACGTCCGCCGCGCCTACGAGATCGCCGAACTCGCCCCCGGCCTGGACCTCCTGATCGGCGCCGACGACGTCCTGCTCGAACTCGCCCTCGCCGGCGCCGTCGGCTGGATCGCCGGCTACCCCAACGCGCTGCCCGCCGCCTGCGCGACCCTCTACCGGGCGGCCGTCGCCGGCGACCTGGACACCGCGCTGCCGCTCTACAAGTCCCTGCACTCGCTGCTGCGCTGGGACTCC
Coding sequences within:
- a CDS encoding NAD(P)/FAD-dependent oxidoreductase, translating into MPTSPSDLPGPGAPAAAGRPDAAPADLAVVGAGPAGLAAAVTAARLGLRVTLLDAGERPGGQFYRHPAPQLGAERPEALHHGWAAFAARERALRAHTASGRVTYLPGHHVWTVVRRDAPQDTAPAGAARRAPAAWVLHAVAGPEERAVAVPARAVLLATGSYERQLPFPGWTLPGVVGAGGAQAMLKAGLVLPGRRVVVAGSGPLLLAVAGSLASAGARVPAVVEAAAYTGYAPALPALLRNPAKLAEGAVYGGALLRHGVRLLTRHAVTEAHGTDRVEAVTVARLDADWRPLPGTARRIPCDAVAVGHGLVPQLELATGLGCATRRAADGTAALDLDALQRTSVPGIWSAGETGGIAGAEPALVEGEIAAHAVAGRPVPAALVRRRARLRAFADAMGRVHRPGEGWTGWLRDDTDVCRCEEVPAGRIREAVSDLGARDARTAKLLTRAGMGWCQGRMCGPAVAALAGEEQAPDRRPLSCPVPLRLLAGLPPADG
- a CDS encoding dihydrodipicolinate synthase family protein codes for the protein MTDAHTPAPTAADPRTRPWHGIMVATALPMREDLSVDYDAYADHVAWLIANGCDGVVPNGSLGEYQTLTDEERARVVRTAVEAAGDGSRVMPGVAAYGSAEARRWAEQAAEAGAGSVLLLPPNAFRADESAVRSHYAEVARAGLPVVAYNNPIDTKVDLTPALLARLHADGSIVAVKEFSGDVRRAYEIAELAPGLDLLIGADDVLLELALAGAVGWIAGYPNALPAACATLYRAAVAGDLDTALPLYKSLHSLLRWDSKTEFVQAIKLSMDLAGRPGGATRPPRFPLTGETEAAVRAATEKALAEGLN
- a CDS encoding NAD(P)/FAD-dependent oxidoreductase; translation: MPKRHPLDVVIIGAGVVGAACAYYAARAGLRAAVVDRGPVAGGTTGAGEGNLLVSDKEAGPELDLALLSAGLWRDLAAALPEELEYEPKGGLVIAPDEAALKALRAFAEGQRAAGVEAVEADPAELRELEPHLAPGRAGGFLYPQDAQVQPAQAAARLLAASGAELHLGEEAVEVVTAGGAVRGVRTARRELAAPAVVNAAGTWGGRIAELAGTSLPVLPRRGFVLVTEPLPRVVRHKVYAADYIADVASGSAALQSSAVVEGTPAGPVLIGATRERVGFDRSLSPEALRRLAGQAAALFPALADARILRAYHGFRPYLPDHLPAIGPDPRVPGLVHACGHEGAGIGLAPATGVLVAAALTGAEPPLPLHPFRPDRFPEPAAQPKETGR
- a CDS encoding (2Fe-2S)-binding protein; the protein is MTDPSHRRSPRDLVGGRPDATYTLRFDGRELTAHAGQSIAAVLWGAGILAWRTTRQGGAPRGAFCGIGSCYDCLVTVNGRPNQRACLVPARPGDAVTTQEGTGRADLAV